From Gossypium raimondii isolate GPD5lz chromosome 11, ASM2569854v1, whole genome shotgun sequence:
ATCATGCAACAAGCTCTGGTAATTATAAAAGAAACCTtcaaaaaaggggaaaaaaagacTATAAAGAAAACCTGCTTATAACTAATACAAATGTATGAAAAACAATTAGTGCTGATGAGACATGATGTTAAAACTATGTGTAAGGCAGTATTTCATAGAAACTTACTTTAACATTTGATACATCAGGAGTATCCGGAGTTTGAACTGGGTAGAACTTGTAAAATCTCATTTTCTCGAATGCTGCTTTAGTTTCCTGGCTCATTTCTTCGAGTGCTTTTTTGCGAGCTTCTCTTGCCTATAACAATGGAATTGGGTAAATTAGTTAGCCTACATCCAAATTCATCGTCCctaaccaaaatatattttcacaaGTCAAGAAGCAATGTTGCCAACAATTACCTGCCGATTAGCTTTCTTCGCCTCTCGAACTTTCTCCTTGACAAACTCCTACAAGATCAAAAGCTCGTCGGGCTGAACTAGTAGTTGGAAGTACATAATACCTGCAATTTATTGGCTGATCTTCAAATGAAACTCACCTTAAAAGCATTTTTTTGATCTTTATCTAATTCATCTTCCTCGATCAGCTTATCAGTAAACTCCTGCAAATTGGtagaaataacaagaacaaATGAACAGCCAAAGCTAAAATGATTGATCgagttttaataaataaataaccaaatattgAAACAATACCAAGCTACCAGTTCACATTATTCAAATATCACAAAAAAATCATGCTAATTGGACAATAACATGATGATGAAAGAGTTAAGTCTTACTTCAAGCTCATCCAACTCCCAATCAAATTCACAAAAAACCTGCAAGACCGTAACGGATGTATCAATTTACGAAATATTTGGCAGATTATCCCAATAAAAATGGATACACGCAGTATAGTCAAGCACTGCCTGGACAATAAGGCACAACACAATCTAGCAAAAGCACCTCAAACCTCTCCAATCAAAATAATTCTTTAAGATGCAAGGACACATCAAACAAGCCGACTTTTcttttaatgagatattttcATTTGAAGGACAGTTTACAGTTCAAAAATAAGAACTAGATTATGTCCATAAACTAACGATGCTTAGTTCTTGATCTCTTGTCAACTTTTTTAAACATCTACTATATAGCTCAAGTTTGCAAGTATAAGGATGCATTGTTACATTTCAGAAACCCACCCTCTGCAATGTTTGAACTTCAAGCCTCCAAGTTTTGACTGTTAGGAGTATCatagatatatacataaatacataTGCATGTGTCCATGGCTTGTTTTTTAACTCTTTGCttcattcatgcaaacaccttTTTTCAGCCATGAGCCTTAAAACAGTGACTCAAACAAACCCTGAATGCAACAGTTCAATTACCAAAGCATGATAAGCTCAACCTCTAAAACCAACTCACTCCACCCAATAATGTCAAGAAAGTCTAGTGTCGATCATAGCTAGTTTTCTCAGAAAATATGAAAACCTTACCGGCTTTGGTTCTGCTGGAAAAATTATCTGAACCTCAGTGCTTTGTTCGAGTTCGTCTTCCTTCAAAGGCTGATAGAAATCTGTCGATAGAGGCATTCCAAACAACAGAGCAATAAATAAGGGTTCTTTTTCTTCGAATTTTCCTCTTTGACAAGTCATCGGGATAAGCAGCAGATAAGCGAAGTTATATATAATCCACAATTTAACATTCGGAGATATTTAGAGAACTCACAAGGCAAACAATACTCATATTTCTTGAGTCGGtctattttcatttgtttcaaagCAACCCTGCAGAAGGAATTTCAAATACAAAAAGTTAACCCAATATACACGCATGCATTGAAAACACACAAACACGGTTTAACACACCCACATTCAGGGGGAAATATGATAGAGAAAGACATTTGAAGTTAGTAAGTTTGCCCTGAAATAACTGTTTACTGTCCATGCAAGACAGAAATTAATGTTTGTTCAAAGTACATTATCAAATGGGCAACATTGCTCATGCACGAACATTACATAGTGTTCTACAGACATGGACATTTGAATAGGAAATCATAAGGTCCAAATATTATCAATGCAAATTGATAGGAAAGTGCTCAAGCCTTTGTGGATGACCACAAGGTTCAGtgatattgttattttcaatAAGCAGGACAGAAGTCTCTCAGTCTCAGCACTTCGTTTGGTGTACTGTTCAAGCATGGACACAACAACAAAGCTTATCAGAGTGCACTGACAACTCAAAGGAAACAAACCGGATTCCAGCACTTAAACCCTCCGGAGCACGTACACAACATACAAGTCTACCTTTAATATGGCAAAATTCTTTTAGAGAGGACCAAAAGCAGCAATGTGACCCAAGTTgacaatttcaaacaaataaaattaaagaggaTTGTAAGTGGTAGGCTGCATAATTATACCTTCTTTGCGTGCAACTTAAgatgaatatttgaaatatcaGTCTATCTACTTGGCTGTCTCTGTAGAGGAATAAAAACATGCAAGCAAGTgaaaaattgattcaaaatcaaattaaagcaGTAGGCAATCATAATTTTGTTGTCCATTACGAGTAGAAAAGTGACAAGCTTTACCTAAAAATTACcagttttttttctcatttacaATGTAAAGCTTTTGTATGTAACTCTCATTCATAGGAATATCAGTTTGTGGCATTAGTGTTTTTGGATTTAGCAAAAaaagatttcaaatcaaaattaataaaaacgaaaatagataatatttcatttatcaacTTGGCCAACTATATggattaacaaaattaaataattcccCTAAACAACTTTAAATCTGATCAGAAGAAAATGATCAAAACTGGGAACCTTTTCTCAAGTGGAATATATGGAACCCaatccattttcatttgtttcattgaaacAATCTCTTCAGTTTCTCTCTGCACCGAGTTAATACCAATCTTATCTGAAGGTGGGAAAGGAGACACAACCTGGAAAGAAGAACCAAAAGTCCAAGATTAGTTGATAAGAAAATACAACTAGATCATGGGGTAAAGAAGATAAATCAATCTCCTGAACCATTAATAATTATGTAGTTGCAGTGACCactaaacaaaaaaacaaagatgcaaagttataaatcataaaagaaacaaaactgAAGTGAGAAGATTTTAACTCTCCAACATTCAAGACTGTTCCTAATTTTGTCCATATTAAAAGTGATAGCACACTAACTCTTtctatcaaaagaaaaatacaaaacattcGGATGGAAGCCCCAAGTTCAGAGATTCTAAGCTGACAACCGCAACTCAAATGTTAAAATGAGATCAGCAATGGAATATATAACTTCGAAACCACACAGAGGTACGGCTGAATAAGATTTTATTACAACTCCTCCCACTCATCACaagttgaagaagaaagaaacatgCTTTGAATCAGTTTAGCATGACAAGCATTAAAATCACTTCACAACAATGTTAGAACTTACAGCCACAACCACAGGTATACAGATGACTTTGTTTTCTCCCTTGTAAGGAACCAGTTGAGCtacacaaataaaaaataactaaaattaacacAGCGTAAAAAGGGACAGATCAGAGTAAATTGAAACTACATGATGCAAGAAAGAAACTTACGGGAACGTGGCTCAAATCAAGAACTAACACACAAGGTCTCTTTCTTACCTTTTaacatgataataaataattaacaataaaagaGGTATTGCAGATGATGGCATAAAACCCCATTTTCTCCCTCACGAAACTACAATTTGTCTATATTAAtgtgcaaaaagaaaaaaaaagggccaGGGCTGTGAGCTACTTACGCTCCGTACAACCAAAGAGATAAACTTTCTTCCCGTATAGCTTTCCTCCCTCTTCAAATGCATCCTGACCAGAAAAATGAACAGTAAAAAAGTATAGTCAGCTCTAAACCAAATTTCGGATATACTTGGGAGAAAACAAAAGCAGCAAACTAGCAactaaaaatgagaaaagacCAAGCCAAAAAAACTCCTGCAACTCACTTCTAGATTCGAAAAGTTCCAGTTGAATTGGTAAACTGAGTCCAATTGATCCCACTTCCacacaacaaaagaaaaaagaaatgtaaGCAATAGaactcaaattcattaaaaagacaaacaaaaaattatattcaacgcacgaaattcaaaattccAACCTCAGTTCCAACAGGAAATGCAGCTTTCCATAAGTCTTCCTgcagaaaataaattgatagttttcatcaaaatttaatttttttttaaaaacaaaaataaaccaagACATCACTTCcaccccccccccaaaaaaaaaaaagaaatttaactatctcaataaatagaatttaagCTCCTTATTTGCATCCATTAAGCATTAATCTTCACATAAGAATGCGGAAAGCTcatatactaaaatttaaacttcacCGCGGCGTTCTCCACAGTTAAAATCTCAAATATTAAGCTCAAAAAATAGCGCATAACCTAAATCTTTTAACCTTGTAACTATCCAGATATTCAGTAAACACGAAACTCATGATATgcatataaagaaaattaaaatccaaaacaacAAACTTAAAacatggaagaaaataaaatgaaacggAGAAATCATAGTACCAAGTTACGCTTATCTTCGAAGAACTCAGGCTGGGACTGAGGCTTGGAGGTCTTAGCACGCTTAGCTTTGGGAAGAGGTTTAAGGTTTTCCTTTTGACTCTCTTGTGAAGCTTttacttcattttcttcttgtttctGAGAAGCTGCTTTTCTCTTAGCTCCCTtcttcattttgaatttttattattaaagatgaaaaagaaaacaaaggcaAAGCAGGCGAGTCAATGAGAGAGAGCGAGTGTTATTTAGGGAGATTGGCGATGGATCCGTATTCAAATTCTATAGCGGCAACTGAAcgatacttttttctttttctgaaagATGCAAGTAAACGATAGACAAAACTCAACTATTGTGGCGCTTTtctgtttttgaaattttggtggCCGGCTCAACCGGCTgttccaaaaaaattatatttcaatttgaatttaattaattagttttcaCGTGACTTTATATTACAGTTggatttaaaaaatctttttcgTCATGACTTTTTTTTTAGCAATTGCTCTGACTTGATatgtacaattttttaaaaaataataaatctgatatttaacatttaatttacatttttcttcaATGAAATTTGAACTTGCTATGTAATTTAAAGACATTAAACAAGACAAGTAGATTTTGATTGTTTCCTATGCTATAGAGAATAAGTATTCTTAATGTTGAAACGCATCACCCGCGGATCCGTGGCGCAATGGTAGCGCGTCTGACTCCAGATCAGAAGGTTGCGTGTTCGATTCACGTCGGGTTCAAATTCCCGATCAAAGCGGCtcctttttaagttttttaaacttttgCTGATACTATCGATATTCATAAAAATGCCCCTAAAATTTcccccttttttaaaataagtccCTATCTCCTTCAAACAGAAAACCCTCCACCTTCTCTTCCTCATTTACCTAAAAATCCCTACAATTTTACACGCCTACCCGGAGCCAAGCACCTCGTCTCTCAACCCGACATCAGTTTGTgcaatttatttcatttaacttAAATGTAAGAATCTTTAGCAGTTTTTTTTCCTTCGAAGAATCTTTTGcagatttaaaatgttaatgtaaTTTCAGACAAAAATAATTGTGGTTTTCagattctttatttttctatttttcttgaatCACTCTGGTATTTTTATACACATACTCGGATATTGTAATTAAGATACAATggaaaaacttttcaaaaaataaactatacttaGTACCTGCATCAAAGCTATTGACATGACAATTAATACGGCAGAGTAACTAAATTAAACTTGGTTATTCAGTAAAAGAAcaagtttaataattatatttgatttaaaactTGATTATTCATTTTCGAATTCAAGTTTGAAttagaaaacatatatattcaatactaaccagaaaaaataaaattatttatattaaatattaaaagctTGATTAAGCTAATGAGTTTCCTCGAGTTAAGCATCAATATACTAGAATTTGAGTCAAACAACTGAGTCAAATTCGAGAAGTAACAACACATCCTAATTTATAATTCAGAAGCAGGGTCATCTTCAAGATATCACAGTGTATTACAATAATAACCAGTCGTAGGATGATTCCAGGGCATACAGAAATTTCTGGCCATTGTGGCATCGATTTAAAGTCAATCACCCCTCCTCAGACTCTGCAAGCAGAATTTTCAGAAATGAGAAGTATGTGCAATTCAAGAACATCTTGCACATAAATGAAAACGCATCGACCGTTATGTTCAAATAAGCaaaacaaaattgatttgattgtaGAACCACCCACGTGAGAAGCCAGGGTCAGACTGGCCTGCCAGCTTGATTCGTGCCGAGCTAGGCCAGCTCAAATTTGTAATACCTTGTCCAAGGCCAGCCATGTAAAGATAGTCCAGTCCTTGGATAGGATTAGTTGAGAGGTTTCAAATCAGTTCTATTTAATCAGCAGAAAACAAAATCAAGTTCCTGcagaatattgaattttatttatttgaaatgagATAACCCCTCAAACTTAGAGCAGGTGCCAGAATTTTAAATCCTGGTCCTGCAGGATCAAACCCCACAAGGGGGACATGAGGCACTGGGCCAAAACCTGCATTGACCttgaaaattagaaagaaaatggGAAAACATGACTAAAATGATACCATGTATGGCTTCCATATTTTCCTCTTTGTAGACACCAAGGGGTGATCCGTGGACTGAAAGAAGAATCTCCCCAGGCTTAGGCAACCTCTTTGTTTTGGGTGTCATTCCAATTGATAACCTTTGGCTGGTCACCtgaaataatagcaatataagATAAATCATTCAATTGAAGGTTTTTGTGGACAAAAAGATTATGCTATTCATTCTCAGGTGTGATTGCTGGATACAAATGTTTTTGACACAgatactttcaaattttttggaGTTAGTTTTCCAAACAATTTgaggatcatatttttataccaatGTCTAGATATGTGGTAACATTTTAGTTTTGttaatacaatagtaaaattgcactttgacacccaaaaatttataattcaactccGACACCCCTAATATAAATTTCTGGTTTCACCCTATTGATCATTGACTGAATTTTGCAATGATATTATCTAATGATTGAACATTTCATAAGAAGAAGCTTTTGCCTTCCCCCATTTTCTTTTCAGTCCAATGACTAAGTTATATAAACAAGGGGGCCACTTTGTCCTCAATAGTTGGAACAAGCACAAAAGGACTTAAACAGCAAAACTAGCATATACAACTAGGAACAAGCTTTCACAGTTTAAATTTTCCCTACCAATTACAAATGGTCTTCTTCATCATAATGAaccattttcccttttccagctatcattttgatattaagtaaaacttaaaatcatcATAAGAAACTTCAGCCCTTCCGAATCGTGCAAAATGTTAACAACAATCATTTCAGGGAAGCTTCAACAGTTCAAAAATGGAGAAAAGTGATGAAAACCAAGTTATCATTACCGATGCAATCTCCCCGGCCGCCCCAACAcacaaataaaatgataaattggaATCCTGGTTTACAAACAAAAGAGGTTGAAATATTATGGAAAAAGAAAGTACAAACCCCAGGAGTTTGAAGACCATCATGCATTCCAAACATCTGACTCTCAGATGTTCCCTCCAAAACCTGCAAAACAGAAACGTTTAAGTTGAAACTTTATAATGAACTGTTTGGTCTATAACATAACATCAATGAATAGATGACAGGTCAAACATGCTTTAATGTACTGATTGCCTACATCTTGCAACAATACACAAAAAAGGGTATGTGTTAAACCCCAAAGAAACCCAATTTTTGTTTGTCTATAATTAAATCATGATCAGTACGAGGATTGAAATTTGTGTCTCGGAAAAAAAGAGATGCAAAAtgacatagaaaataataatacgcAAGAATAAAGGAAGCCTCCATTCTTCAAGTTAATAACACATGCAGCAACATCCAATCACCCCTTAAATATTGTATAGCTACTCagtctttaaagaataaactaatCTATTTTCTACTATTTTCTGAGTTTTTGATGTAGGGTAAAGAGAACATACAAAGTCCTTGATTTGTTGACTGTCAACCCGTAGAAGGCTCTTTCTGGCTGCCATCAATAAAGCAACTCATTTCAGACAAAATCAatatgaaatatcaaaattgatgTTAGCATCATAAATTGCGTAAGTTTTAAAGCTACCTGCTTCAGTTGAAAACTCAAAGCCACTGAATGATGGAATGGAAGGGCGGTTTGCATAAACTAAGGACATACGATGTAAAAGAGAAGCGTGTACATCTCTTCCATCAGCACCGTGAATGGAGATGTTGCCATCCTCGTGTTTCCATTGCACTTCGAACTGTCCATTTTCTGCATTTCTTACTATTGATAGATTTGGGagattttcattaaaaaattgcAATGCAGGTGTTTGAAGCTGCTCTTCGCTGAAGTATGAGCGTAATAATCGCAAAGCAGTCAGCATATGTTCAATCTCTACATCACGAACAGCCCTAATTGCAGCACATTGCCGCTCAACTGTTACAGAAAAGCAAAACAATTGAATGACATAAACATGTGAGCAATTTCAAAGCAGTTTCCATAGTTTATTCGCTTAAAACTTATATCCCCAAAAGGTGctctaaaacaaaattaatgataaaatgcACAAATACCCAACCTATAATACCAATTCAAAACAGTTTCCACggtttaattacatatttatatccCCGAAAGGTGGTCTACAACAAAATGAATGGCAAAATGCACAAATAcccaaaatataatataaattcaaaaatatttctgcTATATAAAAACGTGATTCAAGAGCAAATTATACCTTCCTGATAGATTAATCCGGATATATTCTCCTCATTTTGGTCCTCCTTTTTGTCATTTCTTTCTACTTCGCATTCAGCTGATGCTGGAACTTCTTTAACAGTTTTTTTGGCTCTACGTTTCGCCATTTGCACGGATTTTTCTTGGGTTTATCGCCCTAAAGTAGATTAAGCACATAAACGTTcaagatttgaaattttgaagagaaaaaaaccCGGTTCGGCACCGAGATTTCTTCATCCACGGAAAGCGCCGCTACAATTgaactaaaaatgaaattaacaaCAAATCCTCGACTCATCTAGGGATcacaaaagaaataataaataaaaggaaaaaaaaaaagcagaccTGAAATTACAGTTTTAGAGAAGAATTTCGTCGGAGATGTGGAAGTAGGTCGAGTAGTCAATTTTTTTCAGAAGAAGAGAAAGTCCCGCCTTCTTCTTTTGAATTTCCTGTAATTTCGAaggatttttaaatataaactcTTTTTTGAGGGAAAATTTAAATGGGTAAAATAATACTAGTcacctagttttttttttttttcatcaaactattaaaaattacaaaataattatttaattatttaatattatctttTTCGGTCACTAGTCTCTAATGATGGCaagtttttaaatttgcatAATAGCATCTTTaactttcaatatttataaaatatgtcaattTAATCTCGATTCTTACAAAGTTTaatcctcaacatttacacattgtataatttagttttttttgttttgtaattcttcttttctttaggTGGATTTTATCAAGGGTGAAGCCAAAAATTTTTTAGGGTGGGATAGTctatatttttgtcatttttaaatgatgaaatcaaaattttatcatttgaagGCTacaatgtaattttaccattattaatttaaaaaatttataatttataaaggggcctaaataaaaactttttcattttagggagGCCGAGCCTGCCAACCCCCTGACTCCACcaaattttattctctttgtTCTAAAAGCCATGGGGTTCCCTAAGTAGTTTGTCAAGTGAATTGTTACTTGTATCACTACTTTTAAGTTTTCCATGTCCCTTAACGTAAGActtactaatttttttagagAGGAATAAGGCAGGGTGATCTTTCTccttaccttttttttattgttgcaATGAATGTATTATGGAGTTTTCAAATATCACCCTAAATGCTTTAGAGATAAGTTTTCTCATGCAGACGATCTTCTCATATTTGCAAAGAATTTTGTTGATTCTATGGTGGGTATTTAGTGTATACTAAATTTAGTTGTAGGCCGGACCACCTGCCTAGACCTGAAAGCACACTTAAAAAGTGagagggtttggacaaaatatAAGATCCGAAAAATAGACTTGAGTAAATTTCAATGTCCATTTTCTATATGTGTTGGGTCTTGGGCAATATTTTTTACCTGAGTTTGGTCCAGCCCgactcaaatatattatgttataaaaagaatatattaatattatatgttgaataataattataaatttatattaaatcactaaccTAATAACAATTAAACTCATTACCTAAAAAAAAGCTTATCCAACTAaataacccaacccaatatataaaatttttaaaataatatttaatacaataaaatgtttattatatttatttgtattttttaatataaacatttttaatgtatttttaatttgttaaaagcttttattttagcattttttagtacatttagtgtattatattttttaaataattgtttttaaataaaactaatctaaataatcaaatatgggTGGGCTAGGTCGGGCCCAAGATCACTTTTTTAAATTGGATTgggcttggataaaaaaataaacttattttttggGCCGAGCTGAATCTGAACTTAAAAAAATGATCTAAATACCTTAGATGAGCACAATTTGACCCTTGAACACCTATACCACCAAAAGAGTTGGTTTTCTAATTTGTAGGTTAATGCTTTAAAAAGTGAGCTCTTTATTGCTAGTGTTTCTGAAGAAGAGGTGGAACTTATGAGAAGCATTATTGGTTTCAAGATTGGTCAACTTCCTATTAGATATTTGGGTGTGCCCCTTGTATCTAGGAAACTGACGTTTTCAAACTATAGAGCTTTGATTTATAAGATATTGGTTAAGGTCACTGGCTGGTCTGCAAGGCATCTGAGTTATGCTGGAAGGCTTCAACTTATAAAGTTGTTGTATCCAGTATGTAGTCTTATTGGTGCAGACAGTTTCTTCTTTCAAAAGCTATTTCTCAAATTTGTGCTTGgttgatgggtgtcgaatccaccaatataaacctacgccttaGTTTGCAAATTATGCAGTATAAGGAGTAGGGCCGATCCCTCATAGACTGGTTTACTGTAAATTGTTGCTcgcttgaccagatttatgtcgggacaactgtcgtgcccaagacgtcggggataaaaatttgaaaacacaaattaatgaaaaaataacgtcaaaagtaaaagttgaaaacagaataataaaaaccgtgaaataaatattaagaaaaattaattagaataagctcGGCTTTAGGCACaaattttcctcgtctttgaaccgatcctcgaaattggatgaactcctcttttccaataagctagttatagctaccaaggacgcctcggacaccaaccattccttgtgtaaattagttatggaacgtccaataactaagtcttaccgatcgaacaacgttcgtgatttagaactccggcaaCTTtacgttctagaagagcctagctcgaaccaatgccctcaaccgcgtgggacatttaaatccggttactacttcccttgacggaaccaaacagcaatctccacttggcacgccaatgtgttcacagaaaaccgattagaaacgttcctttcggaaTTTTAACTGTAtgtctaaccacactaaatcaaacgacgtcttttttgacttagtgttgatttgactttatgagttgacaaaatcatactcttaatccggataAGTAATAAGTACTagaattttaggagttaaatggctcgggttcgtaactcacgggttttgacgaggctaattttggcctaaagctgaaaatgagtttagttggctaaggtttggggcatgttggtatttgataaattaaataaggtagaaatggtgaaaagatgggtgatgtgattgagtatgggggtggaaaaaaaatattaaagtggGGTGGTTGAAAAAgggattttgaaaaatgagttgtAAATGGTAAGTAGTAACAAGCTGGAAGTTTTAGGAATTGAGAGTTAAATAAACTaaagacaataaataaatttgtgaaaagttgaaaataaaggtGAAATGGATGGAGGCTACTGGAACTAATAAATTGAAGGAAAACAaactaaagaaacaacaaaGGCTACGTGAGAAATGAGAGAATTGACAGATAAaagcttaatatttttgattgatgaatAAATGAACAATACAAGCTCTATCTATACTAGTGGATTTACTAAATTAGGAGCCAACTAGTCatagaaaattaaggaaaaactatcccataataaaataaatcccaaaataatctcccccactaagtcaacaaaattttcagcaaattaatattggaaaaattctactttggccctcattctttgcttctttctttaatttggcccaattgtttactttttcttctatttagccccaaattacattcctgcacaaaattcaataaatatggcaaaattagtggtgcattctcataaattaaccaatttagttacataaaatatgtaactttagcatttaatcattGGTTCTTTTGGAAAGGTCAAAATTGGGTTGCACATGGTGCTAGGGTAAGCTGGTATCTAATATGTTCTCCCAAATGTTGGGGTTGAGGAATCTTGAAGTATGGAATAAGGCTTGCATTTTGCATTACGTTCGAAGAATCGTTGCAGAGGAAGGTTCTCTTTGGATTGTTTGTATTAAGAAGTATGTTATGAAGGGAAGAAGCTTTTGGGATGTTGCTCCTAATTCTACAAGTAGCTGGAATTGGAGAGGAATGCTTAAGTTGAAGGAGTTAGCTGCCGGTAATGTGCAAAGAATTTTGGCTATAAGATAGCTTATTCAAGACTGTGGGAGGATACTAGAGGAAAGGGAAGGAACGTGTGCTGACATAGATTGTTGTGGTTCTCTTTGCATGTTTCTAAGCATTCTATTGTTGCTTGGATGCTAATTTTGAGTAGGTTGCCTACTAGGGATTGATTTGTGTCAATACTTACTGCTTGCTTTGTTCTAGGGTTGCTGAAATtagaaatcatatttttttaatatgatttttcgAAGGTCTCGGAAATGGTATTGCAGCTTTGCAACACTAATAGAGCTATAGGAGCTTGGGAACAGGAGTTGGCTTGGGCTGTCTCTAAATTCAAAGGCAAGTTCCTTGTGTCATGCTTAAATTAGCATGGAGTGCATATATTCATTCTATATGGGGTGAGAGGAACGGGAGATATCTTGGCAAGCCTCATT
This genomic window contains:
- the LOC105802291 gene encoding protein HEAT INTOLERANT 4, producing MKKGAKRKAASQKQEENEVKASQESQKENLKPLPKAKRAKTSKPQSQPEFFEDKRNLEDLWKAAFPVGTEWDQLDSVYQFNWNFSNLEDAFEEGGKLYGKKVYLFGCTEPQLVPYKGENKVICIPVVVAVVSPFPPSDKIGINSVQRETEEIVSMKQMKMDWVPYIPLEKRDSQVDRLIFQIFILSCTQRRVALKQMKIDRLKKYEYCLPYFYQPLKEDELEQSTEVQIIFPAEPKPVFCEFDWELDELEEFTDKLIEEDELDKDQKNAFKEFVKEKVREAKKANRQAREARKKALEEMSQETKAAFEKMRFYKFYPVQTPDTPDVSNVKAPFINRYYGKAHEIL
- the LOC105802289 gene encoding uncharacterized protein LOC105802289 — protein: MAKRRAKKTVKEVPASAECEVERNDKKEDQNEENISGLIYQEVERQCAAIRAVRDVEIEHMLTALRLLRSYFSEEQLQTPALQFFNENLPNLSIVRNAENGQFEVQWKHEDGNISIHGADGRDVHASLLHRMSLVYANRPSIPSFSGFEFSTEAARKSLLRVDSQQIKDFVLEGTSESQMFGMHDGLQTPGVTSQRLSIGMTPKTKRLPKPGEILLSVHGSPLGVYKEENMEAIHESEEG